The genome window GCTGCGCGCATGGCGAGGGCATGCTGTGGTGCGAACGCCGCGGCGTGCTGTTCTGGGTCGACATCAGCGGCCGCCGCCTGTGGCGCCACGATCCGGCCGGCGACAGCACCCGCCACTGGGACCTGCCCGACCGCCCCGGCTGCCTGGGCCTGTTCGACGACGGCCGCCTGCTGCTGGCGCTGGCCAAGGGCGTGTACGCCGCCGATCCGGACGCCGCCGCCGAAACCGACAGCACGCTGCCGCTGCAGCATCTGGCGGACGTGGAGCCGGAACGCGACGACACCCGCAGCAACGACGGCCGCGCCGACCGCCACGGCAACTTCGTGTTCGGCACCATGAGCGAGCGCGCCGACCAGGCGCCGGTCGGCAGCTTCTACCAGTGGTCGGCGCGCCACGGCCTGCGCCGCCTGCCGCTGCCGGGCGTGGCCATCCCCAACGCGATCTGCTTCAGCGCCGATGGCCGCACCCTGTACTACTGCGATTCGGTGCAGCCGCGCATCCTGTGCTGCGACTACGACCCGGATACCGCGCACACCGCCAACAGCCGCGTGTTCGCCGAACTGGACCATGCCGGCGCCGAGCCGGACGGCGCCATCGTCGACGCCGAAGGCCACCTGTGGAATGCGCAATGGCGCGCCTGGCAGGTGGTGCGCTACCGCCCCGACGGCAGCGTCGAGCGCCGCGTCGCTCTGCCGGTCAAGCACCCCACCTGCCCCACGCTCGGCGGCGCCGACGGCGGCACCCTGTACCTGAGCACCTCGCGGCAGGATCACAGCGAGGACGAATTGGCACGCACGCCGCAGGCCGGCGGCGTGTACGTGGCCGCGGTCGGCATCGCCGGCCTACCCGAAGGACGCATCGCCAGCGCATGATCGTCGTCGATTGGGGCACCAGCAGCCTGCGCGGCTATCGGCTCGACGCCGATGGCGGCATCCTCGAACAACGTCGCAGCGACCAGGGCATCGCCGCCTGCCAGGGCCGTTTCGCCGCGACCCTGGCCGCGCTGATCGACGGCTGGGACGGCGACGTCGTCCTGTGCGGGATGATCGGCAGCCGCAACGGCTGGATCGAACTGCCGTACGCGCCCTGCCCGGCCGACGCCGCCGCGTTGGCCGCGGCGATGCAGCCGCTGCAGGATCCGGCCCTGCCCGGCCGCACGCTGTGGTTCGTGCCCGGCGTGGCCAGCGCCGCCGATGCCGTGCCGGACGTGATGCGCGGCGAGGAGACCCAACTGATCGGCCTGCTCGCAGAGCTGGCAGCGCAATCGCCGGGCGCCGACGTCCACCACGTCTGCCTGCCCGGCACCCACAGCAAGTGGGTGACGCTGCAGGACGGGCGCATCGCCTCGCTGGCGACGATGATGACCGGCGAACTGTACGCGCTGCTGCGCACGCACAGCCTGCTGGCGCGGCTGATGGACGCCGACGACGGCGCCTTCGATGCGGCCGCGTTCGATGCCGGCGTACAACGCAGCGGCGACCCCGGCGGACTGCTGCACCATCTGTTCGGCGTGCGCAGCCTGGGCCTGTTCGAACGCCTGAGCGCCGCCGCGGCACCGTCCTACCTGTCCGGCCTGCTGATCGGCCACGAACTGCGCGCGCACGCCGCCTTGCCGCCGGTGGTGCACCTGGTTGGCGGCAGCGGCCTGCTGGCGCGCTACGCGCATGCGCTGGCCGCGCTTGGCAGCAGCGTACGCACCCACCCGGAGGACCTG of Xanthomonas sacchari contains these proteins:
- a CDS encoding SMP-30/gluconolactonase/LRE family protein codes for the protein MTAASSARHTATLAVDSRCAHGEGMLWCERRGVLFWVDISGRRLWRHDPAGDSTRHWDLPDRPGCLGLFDDGRLLLALAKGVYAADPDAAAETDSTLPLQHLADVEPERDDTRSNDGRADRHGNFVFGTMSERADQAPVGSFYQWSARHGLRRLPLPGVAIPNAICFSADGRTLYYCDSVQPRILCCDYDPDTAHTANSRVFAELDHAGAEPDGAIVDAEGHLWNAQWRAWQVVRYRPDGSVERRVALPVKHPTCPTLGGADGGTLYLSTSRQDHSEDELARTPQAGGVYVAAVGIAGLPEGRIASA
- a CDS encoding 2-dehydro-3-deoxygalactonokinase, whose protein sequence is MIVVDWGTSSLRGYRLDADGGILEQRRSDQGIAACQGRFAATLAALIDGWDGDVVLCGMIGSRNGWIELPYAPCPADAAALAAAMQPLQDPALPGRTLWFVPGVASAADAVPDVMRGEETQLIGLLAELAAQSPGADVHHVCLPGTHSKWVTLQDGRIASLATMMTGELYALLRTHSLLARLMDADDGAFDAAAFDAGVQRSGDPGGLLHHLFGVRSLGLFERLSAAAAPSYLSGLLIGHELRAHAALPPVVHLVGGSGLLARYAHALAALGSSVRTHPEDLAARGLYRLAQQHSGLAG